A single region of the Leptodactylus fuscus isolate aLepFus1 chromosome 5, aLepFus1.hap2, whole genome shotgun sequence genome encodes:
- the LOC142204513 gene encoding LOW QUALITY PROTEIN: peroxiredoxin-like (The sequence of the model RefSeq protein was modified relative to this genomic sequence to represent the inferred CDS: substituted 2 bases at 2 genomic stop codons), with product MSVGNARIRKPAPCFTAKAVMTDGQFKDLKLSDYRGKYVVLFFYPMDFTFVCPTEIITFSNCVEEFKKMNCXVIAASVDSHFCHLAXTNQPIKEGGLGPMNIPLVADAQWKISIDYGVLKEDEGISFRGLFIIDDKGILRQMTINDLPVGRSVDETLRLVQAFQHTDKYGEVCPAGWKPGTETIKPDVKQSKEYFSKQKYRAALLSVIVRALSLYRKFIVFLGAFSTVEHGGCSRACLRVAACLCCNIPCHWLLQINSYDRRKLICLTLLHVEIKAGTNGDLNYSFEGLTCHQNAERSGSLCSRLPKQSK from the exons ATGTCTGTCGGAAACGCCAGGATCAGAAAACCtgctccttgcttcaccgctaAGGCTGTGATGACGGACGGCCAGTTCAAGGACCTGAAGCTCTCCGACTATAGAGGAAAGTATGTCGTGCTCTTCTTCTACCCCATGGACTTCACATTCGTCTGCCCCACCGAGATCATCACCTTCAGCAACTGTGTGGAGGAGTTCAAGAAGATGAACTGTTAGGTCATCGCAGCGTCTGTGGACTCTCACTTCTGCCATCTGGCCTAGACCAACCAACCCATTAAAGAAGGCGGTTTGGGCCCCATGAACATCCCCCTGGTCGCTGACGCACAGTGGAAAATCTCCATAGACTACGGTGTCCTCAAGGAGGACGAGGGGATCTCCTTCAGAGGCCTCTTCATTATAGACGATAAAGGAATCCTGCGACAAATGACCATCAACGACCTCCCCGTCGGCCGTTCTGTCGATGAGACCCTGCGGCTGGTCCAGGCCTTCCAACACACAGACAAGTATGGTGAAGTCTGCCCGGCCGGATGGAAACCTGGAACGGAAACAATCAAGCCCGATGTCAAGCAGAGCAAGGAGTATTTTTCCAAGCAGAAGTATAGGGCGGCGCTGCTGTCCGTCATAGTCAGGGCCTTGTCTCTGTATAGAAAGTTTATTGTATTTTTAGGAGCCTTTTCTACTGTAGAACATGGCGGCTGCTCCAGGGCCTGCCTTAGGGTGGCGGCGTGTCTGTGTTGTAACATTCCTTGTCACTGGCTG CTCCAAATAAATTCTTATGACAGAAGAAAGCTAATTTGTTTGACATTGTTACATGTTGAAATAAAAGCTGGAACCAATGGCGACCTGAATTACTCCTTTGAAGGTCTTACTTGTCACCAAAATGCTGAAAGAAGTGGG AGCCTCTGCAGTCGTCTGCCAAAGCAATCTAAATAA